Proteins found in one Takifugu rubripes chromosome 15, fTakRub1.2, whole genome shotgun sequence genomic segment:
- the spry4 gene encoding protein sprouty homolog 4 — translation MESRVPHHIPGVSSTLISQPLLESRVPYGRLQHPPTIYPIDQIKSSHVENDYIDSPAVVSQQPSCQKLAGRRITWLGQSQEGFLGSNHNHHHNHQHQHLQQGRCESYPQQDTTTHPWISFNGRPSSISSSSSTSSDQRLLDHAAPTPTVDNHPTLNPHQGPVNTITTRTSGCFNPSESKVLTSSSSASSCSPSSKLLDLKPGKVPAGGVCTTGGQQGLPLIPSSPAEKKHLLLCENCGKCRCTECTLPRTLPSCWVCNQECLCSAQSLVDAATCMCLVKGIFYHCTEDEDDEGSCADKPCSCSQANCCARWSFMAALSLVLPCLVCYLPATGLAKLGQKCYDSVSRPGCRCKNLQGGSSIPACKSGSAKGGMQEKQQGS, via the coding sequence ATGGAGTCCAGGGTTCCTCACCACATCCCAGGAGTGTCCTCCACCCTAATTTCCCAACCCCTGCTAGAGAGCCGAGTGCCCTATGGCCGCCTGCAACATCCACCCACAATCTACCCCATAGACCAGATCAAGTCCTCACACGTGGAAAACGACTACATCGACAGCCCCGCTGTCGTATCCCAGCAGCCCTCGTGCCAGAAGTTGGCCGGCCGAAGAATCACCTGGCTGGGCCAAAGTCAGGAGGGCTTCCTGGGGTCGAATCACAACCACCATCACAatcaccaacatcagcaccttcagcagggtCGGTGTGAGTCCTACCCCCAGCAGGACACCACTACCCACCCGTGGATTTCCTTTAATGGTAGACCCAGCtctatcagcagcagcagcagcacctcgtCCGACCAAAGGCTGTTGGACCACGCTGCCCCAACCCCCACAGTGGACAACCACCCAACCCTGAACCCTCATCAGGGCCCCGTCAACACAATCACTACCCGAACATCCGGTTGCTTCAATCCCTCTGAATCAAAAGTactcacctcctcttcctccgcttCCTCCTGCTCACCCTCCTCGAAACTGCTCGATCTGAAGCCTGGAAAGGTTCCAGCAGGAGGCGTGTGCACCACCGGAGGTCAGCAGGGGTTGCCTCTGATCCCTTCCTCCCCAGCCGAGAAGAAGCACCTCCTTCTCTGCGAGAATTGTGGAAAGTGCCGATGCACGGAGTGTACGCTCCCCCGGACCCTACCTTCTTGCTGGGTCTGCAACCAGGAGTGCCTGTGCTCTGCTCAGAGCCTGGTGGATGCAGCCACCTGCATGTGCCTGGTCAAAGGGATCTTCTACCACTGCAcagaggacgaggacgacgaggGCTCTTGCGCCGACAAGCCCTGCTCGTGCTCCCAGGCCAACTGCTGCGCACGCTGGTCCTTCATGGCCGCCCTCTCCCTCGTCCTGCCTTGCCTGGTTTGCTATCTGCCAGCCACGGGCCTGGCCAAACTGGGACAGAAGTGCTACGACAGCGTCAGCAGGCCCGGCTGCCGCTGCAAGAACTTGCAAGGCGGCTCGAGCATCCCAGCCTGTAAAAGCGGAAGCGCGAAAGGAGGGatgcaggagaagcagcagggGTCATGA